CGCCTTCCAGATGGCGCGCGCCTCAGCCTTGTCACCCTTGACCCACAATACCTCGCCCAGATGGGCAGCCACCTCGGGGTCCTTGCGCATGGTGTGCGCGCGCTTCAGAAAATCGACCGCTTCATCCCACCGGCCCAGCCGGTAGAGCACCCACCCCATGCTGTCCAGAATGTAGAAGTCATTGGGGCTGAGTTCCAGCGCCTTCTTGATGAGGTCATGGGCCTCCTGATAGCGGGTGGTGCGATCGGCCAGCGTATATCCCAGTGCATTCAATGCCTGGGCGTTGTTGGGATCCAGCTCCAGCAGGTGCCGTAGATCGCGCTCCAGCAGATCCAGCTTGCCCATCTTCTCCGCCAGCATGGCGCGGGCGTAGAGCAGTTCGGCATCGTCACTGTCCTGCAGCAGGCGGTCATAGATGACCATGGCCTGTTCGTATTGGCCGGCCTCGGTCAGCAACTCGGCCTCGGCCCGCACCAGCCGCAGGCGTTGCTCGTCGTTCTCGGCCGGGACGGTCTGCAATGTCTTCTGTGCCTCCTGCACCTTGTTCTGCCGCGCCAGCATCAGCGCCACGCGCATTTGCGCGTCGAAGCGATTCTCGCCGCCTTTGACGCTGCGATACCATTTTGCCGCGCCGGCGTAATCCTTTTGCAGCTCGGCAATCTGGCCCAGATAGAAGCGGCCCTCATCGGCGTGCTCACCGAGTGCAATAAGTTTCTGGAAATGCCGCCGGGCCGCGCCGTTCTGGCTGGCCTCCAGCGCGATCAATCCCAAGGCGAAGTGCACGTCCGCATTTTTAGGTTGGGATTTTTCGACCCGTTCGAACTGCCTGCGGGCGTCATCGTATCGCCGCGCCTCAGTCAGCATGCGGGCGTAGAGCAGGCGCAGATCATCCAACTTCGGACGCTGCTGCAACATTTCTTCCAGCCAGCTGATGGCGATGGCGCCCTGCCCCTGCTTCTCCAGCACGCCGAGGTACGCGGCGACCACGCCAAGATTCTTCGGATCGGTGTCGATCACCTCCTCCATGGCCGTCCGCGCCTTGTCCGTATCGCCGGCACGCAGTGCCAGCAAGGCATAGGCAAACAATGCGTCGGGATTGCGCTCGTGACGGGCGAGCAATTTTTCCATGACATTGAGGGCCACCTGTTTGTCTTCCTGTCGGCTCAGGGTGTTGGCCACCGCCCAGGTGCGCTGGCTCGAGGTGCCGAGCGGCGAGTTCAGCACCACTTCCAGGTGATCCAGCGCTTCATCAATGCGATTTTCCTCAATGAGAATCGAGGCCAGCACCTGCTGGGCCTCCAAATTGTCCGGTTCGAGAAAGACCCAGCGCTGGACGGCCTCGAGGGCATGCTCCTCGTCATGGGCATAAATGGCGATGCGCGTCGCCCGCTCGGCCACTTTGGGGTCAGGCAGGGTGCGCGCCAATTGCATATATTGATCGAGTGCCACGTCCACCTGGCCACGCTGGCCGGCAAGCTCGGCCAGCAGCAGTGCATAGAGCACGTCCTCGGTCAGCCCTTCTCCCGGCGTGTAGTGCAGGTCCAGCGGCGGGATCACCTGCGGCGCCGGGGCCGCCTGGGTGGCGGGCGATGCGGCGGACGTTTCCTGCCCGGAGGTTTTCGGCGGCGTGCCGACGCACCCCGCCAGCAACAAGGCCAGGCAGGACGTGAGCAGCAATAGCCGGCGGGTCAGTAAGGAGGGCATTATGTTCATCAGGACTTCAACGTCCAGCAGATCGGATTAGACGACCGGTCCACTCGATGGTTTCTATGATTATCACTATAGCCTAGTTGGCGGGGGGCGGTCAGCTTGGTCCTCCCGGCATTGCTTGTCACGCAACGTCCCTTACCGCAGAATGCCCGCACGTCCGCGTATTTTCATCGATTTGTGCCATGCCGCTTTCAATCTTTGGTATCAACCACCACAGTGCTCCGGTCAGCCTGCGCGAGCACATGGCCTTCAGCGAGGCCGAATTGCCGGCGGCATTGCGGGGGCTGCGCGCGACTGGAGGCGTGCTGGAAGCGGCAATTCTGTCCACCTGCAACCGCACCGAGCTTTATTGCGTGGTCGATAGCACAGACAATGCCGCGCCCATCGAGTGGTTGCTGGCGCACCATGGCGCCGTGGCGCAAGATTTGCGGCCTTTTCTTTATCATCATCCCGAAACTGGGGCGGTGCGGCATCTGCTGCGGGTGGCCTGCGGTCTGGACTCCATGGTGCTGGGGGAGCCGCAGATTCTGGGTCAGTTGAAGACCGCCTATCAGGCTGCCGCCGAGAGCGGCACCGTGGGCCGCATACTCAACAAGCTCTTCCAACACTCCTTTCACGTGGCGAAAAAAGTCCGCACCGACACCGCCATCGGCAACAGCCCCGTGTCGGTGGCCTTCGCCGCCGTGCGCCTGGCGCAGCAGATCCACGGTGATCTGCGCGCCTGCACCGCACTGCTCATCGGCGCGGGCGACACCATTGAGTTGACGGCGCATCATCTGACCCGCCAGCGCCTTGGCCGCCTGCTCATCGCCAACCGCACGTTGGAACGTGCGCAAGGGCTGGCCTCCCGCTTCGGCGGCTACGCCATGCCACTCGCCGATCTGCCGCGCCATCTGGCCGAGGCCGATATAGTCATCTCCTCAACCGCCGCCCGGCTGCCGGTATTGAGCCGCACCACGGTGGCCGCCGCCCTGCAGGCGCGGCGGCACCGGCCCATGTTCCTGGTCGATCTCGCCGTGCCGCGCGACATCGAACCGGCGGTAAGTGGTCTGGAGGACGTCTATCTATACACCATCGACAACCTGCAATCCGTCATCACCGACAATCTGCGCTCCCGCCAGGCCGCCGCCCTCCAGGCCCAGGAGATCATCGATCTGGAGGCGCACCGCTTCCTCGAGTGGACGCAGCAGCACGATGCCGTCGAACTGCTGCGACAGTTGCGCGGCCGCGCCGAGTCGGTGCGGGATGAATTGCTCGTCAAGGCGCAGCAGCAACTGCAACAGGGCGTGCCCGCCGCCGATGTGCTGCAACAACTCGCCGGCGCGCTCACCAACCGGTTGCTGCACGCACCCACCGTGATGCTCAAGGACGCCGGCATCGACGGCCGCGATGACCTTCTGCGCGCGGCGGCGGAGTTGTTCGATCTCGCCCCCAAACCGGGCAACGGCGGGAATTCGGGCTAAACTGTTCGTTCACCCCATGAAAGACTCTTTGCTGCGCAAATTGCATACGCTCGCCGAACGCCGGCAGGAATTGAACGTTATGCTGGCCGATCCCGGCATCATTGCCGACCAGAACCGCTTCCGTATGTTGTCGCAGGAACTCGCGGGGCTGGCGCCGGTGGTGGCGTGCTTCGATCAATATCGGCACACACAAGAGGCGCTGGCCCATGCCCGCGAGCTGGCCAACGACGCCGATCGCTCCATGCGCGAGCTGGCGCAGGAGGAACTCAAACGCGCCGAGGCTGAAAACCTGCGCCTGGAAGACGAATTGCAGCAGTTGTTGCTGCCCAAGGATCCGGCGGACAACAGCAACATCTTTCTGGAGGTGCGTGCCGGCACGGGCGGTGATGAGGCTGCGTTGTTTGCCGCCGAGCTGTTCCGTATGTACAGCCGCTACGCCGAGTCGCGCGGCTGGAGGGTGGAGATCATCAGCAGCAACGCGAGTGAACTGGGCGGCTACAGGGAGATCATCGCACGCATCATCGGTGCGGGCGCCTATTCCCGGCTCAAATTCGAATCCGGCGTACACCGCGTGCAACGCGTGCCCAAGACCGAGGCGCAGGGTCGCATTCACACCTCCACCTGCACCGTCGCCGTCCTGCCGGAGATGGACGAAATCACCGACATCGAGATCAACCCAGCGGACCTCAAGGTCGACACCTACAGGGCCTCCGGCGCCGGCGGCCAGCACGTCAACAAGACCGATTCAGCGATCCGCATCACCCATCTGCCGTCGGGCATGATAGTCGAATGCCAGGAGGAGCGTTCGCAGCACAAGAACCGCGCCAAGGCCATGAGCCTGCTCAAGGCCCGGCTGCTGGCGGCGCAGCACGAAAAGCAGCAGGCGCAACAGGCCGAGACCCGCCGCAATCTGGTGGGCAGCGGCGACCGCTCGGAACGCATCCGCACCTACAACTTCCCGCAGGGGCGGGTCACGGATCACCGCATCAACCTGACGCTCTACCAGCTCCCCACCCTCATGGAGGGCGACCTCGACGGCGTCATCCAGCCGCTGATTACCGAGCATCAGGCGGACCTCATGGCCGAGCTGGGTGCATAAACAAATGCCATCAGCCCGCACCATGTCATTGTCCTCCACCATCGATGCCGCACTGGCGGCGGCAGCCGCGCAACTTGCGACCGCTGCCGGCACGCCGCGTCTCGACGCGGAATTGTTGCTGGCTCACGCGTTGGACTGCGATCGCGTGGCCCTGCTCACACATGGCGAACAATGGCTTGATGAAGGCACCCTGAGTAAATTCGAGGACTTGATCGCGCGGCGTCAGCGGGGCGTGCCCGTGGCCCATCTTTTGGGCCGGCGTGAATTCTGGTCATTGACGCTGGATGTCACGGCCGACACGCTCATCCCGCGTCCGGAGACCGAACTTCTGGTCGAACTGGCGCTGGCTCGCGTCCCCGTGGAAGCCGCATGGCCGTTTGCTGATCTCGGTACAGGCAGCGGCAACATGGCGCTGGCACTCGGACATGAGCGCCCCCATTGTGCCATCACCGCCACCGATTGCTCTGCGGCGGCTTTGGCGGTGGCGCGGGACAACGCACAGCGGCTGGCGGTGACCAACGTCCGGTTTCTCCACGGTGACTGGTTTGCGCCTCTGCGCGATGAGCGCCATGCGTTGATCGTCAGCAACCCACCATACGTCGCGACGGATGATCCGCATCTGCGTGAAGGCGATCTGTGTCACGAGCCGCAGCTGGCGCTGGTTTCAGGTCCGGATGGATTAGATGCCCTGCGGCACCTGATCCAGTACGCGCCGGAACATCTGCTGCCCGGTGGCTGGCTGCTGCTGGAGCATGGCCATGCGCAGGGGGCGGCGGTGCGCGAACTTTTCAAGGGCCGGGGGTATGATCAAATCGCCACGCACCGTGATCTGGCCGGACACGAACGTGTGACCGTGGGACGCACCTCGCATGACTCTTGATGATTGGCATAAAACGCGCAGATTGAGCGTGGCGGTCTGTTCCGCGCCACCATCAGAAGTGACTGTGCGTTTGCGGTTGCTTGCCGGTGTAAGTTTCGTGCGCTGGCTGGATGTCCGTCATCTGGCAATCCGCTACGATCTCCGGCAGCTGGATTTCGTGCAGATCAAAAGAGAGCTTGCTACGCTCGGCGTGTCTCTCGCCGCGACGTTTTGGGATCGTCTGCGTGAAGGACTCTGGTCCTACATGGAAACAACCCAGCGCGAGGTCGATGCCATGCCGGCCGGTTGGGATGCGGATGTTCAGCGCATTTACGTCAGCCGCTATCGCCGGCGGCGGCACGGGTTCCGCGACGAGCGCCCGCAGCAATGGCGCAAGTATCTGGACAGGGCGCCGGCGCCGGATAAGCCCTGATCGGCCGCAGTATCCCGCCATGAACGACCTGCAATTACTGCGTTACAGCCGGCACTTGCTGCTGCCCAACATCGATATCGCCGGTCAGGAAAAGCTGCTGGACGCGCGCGTGCTGATCATCGGTCTGGGCGGCCTGGGATCGCCGGTGGCCATGTATCTGGCTGCTGCGGGCGTCGGGACCTTGGTGCTGGTCGATCATGACACCGTGGAGCTTTCCAACCTGCAACGCCAGATCGTGCACGCCATGCCCGATCTCAAACGCCCCAAGGTGGAATCGGCGCGTGATCGGCTGCTGGCCCTGAATCCGGAGGTGCGGATCC
The DNA window shown above is from Gammaproteobacteria bacterium and carries:
- the prmC gene encoding peptide chain release factor N(5)-glutamine methyltransferase, producing the protein MPSARTMSLSSTIDAALAAAAAQLATAAGTPRLDAELLLAHALDCDRVALLTHGEQWLDEGTLSKFEDLIARRQRGVPVAHLLGRREFWSLTLDVTADTLIPRPETELLVELALARVPVEAAWPFADLGTGSGNMALALGHERPHCAITATDCSAAALAVARDNAQRLAVTNVRFLHGDWFAPLRDERHALIVSNPPYVATDDPHLREGDLCHEPQLALVSGPDGLDALRHLIQYAPEHLLPGGWLLLEHGHAQGAAVRELFKGRGYDQIATHRDLAGHERVTVGRTSHDS
- a CDS encoding tetratricopeptide repeat protein — translated: MPSLLTRRLLLLTSCLALLLAGCVGTPPKTSGQETSAASPATQAAPAPQVIPPLDLHYTPGEGLTEDVLYALLLAELAGQRGQVDVALDQYMQLARTLPDPKVAERATRIAIYAHDEEHALEAVQRWVFLEPDNLEAQQVLASILIEENRIDEALDHLEVVLNSPLGTSSQRTWAVANTLSRQEDKQVALNVMEKLLARHERNPDALFAYALLALRAGDTDKARTAMEEVIDTDPKNLGVVAAYLGVLEKQGQGAIAISWLEEMLQQRPKLDDLRLLYARMLTEARRYDDARRQFERVEKSQPKNADVHFALGLIALEASQNGAARRHFQKLIALGEHADEGRFYLGQIAELQKDYAGAAKWYRSVKGGENRFDAQMRVALMLARQNKVQEAQKTLQTVPAENDEQRLRLVRAEAELLTEAGQYEQAMVIYDRLLQDSDDAELLYARAMLAEKMGKLDLLERDLRHLLELDPNNAQALNALGYTLADRTTRYQEAHDLIKKALELSPNDFYILDSMGWVLYRLGRWDEAVDFLKRAHTMRKDPEVAAHLGEVLWVKGDKAEARAIWKAALKTAPDDKTLKTVIDRFGL
- the prfA gene encoding peptide chain release factor 1 — protein: MKDSLLRKLHTLAERRQELNVMLADPGIIADQNRFRMLSQELAGLAPVVACFDQYRHTQEALAHARELANDADRSMRELAQEELKRAEAENLRLEDELQQLLLPKDPADNSNIFLEVRAGTGGDEAALFAAELFRMYSRYAESRGWRVEIISSNASELGGYREIIARIIGAGAYSRLKFESGVHRVQRVPKTEAQGRIHTSTCTVAVLPEMDEITDIEINPADLKVDTYRASGAGGQHVNKTDSAIRITHLPSGMIVECQEERSQHKNRAKAMSLLKARLLAAQHEKQQAQQAETRRNLVGSGDRSERIRTYNFPQGRVTDHRINLTLYQLPTLMEGDLDGVIQPLITEHQADLMAELGA
- the hemA gene encoding glutamyl-tRNA reductase produces the protein MPLSIFGINHHSAPVSLREHMAFSEAELPAALRGLRATGGVLEAAILSTCNRTELYCVVDSTDNAAPIEWLLAHHGAVAQDLRPFLYHHPETGAVRHLLRVACGLDSMVLGEPQILGQLKTAYQAAAESGTVGRILNKLFQHSFHVAKKVRTDTAIGNSPVSVAFAAVRLAQQIHGDLRACTALLIGAGDTIELTAHHLTRQRLGRLLIANRTLERAQGLASRFGGYAMPLADLPRHLAEADIVISSTAARLPVLSRTTVAAALQARRHRPMFLVDLAVPRDIEPAVSGLEDVYLYTIDNLQSVITDNLRSRQAAALQAQEIIDLEAHRFLEWTQQHDAVELLRQLRGRAESVRDELLVKAQQQLQQGVPAADVLQQLAGALTNRLLHAPTVMLKDAGIDGRDDLLRAAAELFDLAPKPGNGGNSG